The sequence below is a genomic window from Pirellulales bacterium.
GCTGGGCCGGCTGTTGCTCGGATGACGCTGGCGCGTCCGGCGAGGCCCCTTCCGCGTGTTCGGCGTGCTCGCCGCTTCCCATGGTATTGACCATCTGCTTGCAAGCCTCGGAGCATTTGCGGCACGCCTCAGCGCAATCCTTGAGCAATTGGTTGTTGCCACCGGCCGCTTCGCACGCCATCTCACAGGCCGAGCAGGCGGTCTCGCACGCTCCGCAAGAGACTCCCATCAGCGGGCTACGCCGCTCCATCATCTGCACGGCAAAATCGCAAAACCGCTGGCAGTCGCCCGTAAGCTGTTGCACATCGCGCAAGGCCTGATCGGTTCCCGCTTGGTTGTAGGCGTACCATGAAGCGCGGTTGCAGATCTGCGCGCACTCGCGGCAAGCTTGGATACATTCGTGCATCGCTTGCATGTGCGGCGACTCCCCCGTCGGGCGATTCACCGTATGCCGTTGCGGCTTGTCAGCGGCAGGCGGTTGCTGTTGGTCCGCAGGCGCTGCTGCATCCGCTTCGGCAAATTGATTCGTTGGCGTCGCGGGCTCGGCTGGCCGGTCGGCTGCCGGCTGGGCAAGTTCAGCGGCGACCGGCTGCGCTGGATCATCGGCCAAGGCCCAGGCGCCCCAACCTAACGCGGTGGCGGTTAGTGAAGAAAGTAACACGAACAAGTGTTTCCGGCGGCGCATGACAAGCTCCTTCTGTTGAGGCGACTACAACCGTGTCAGTACACGGCGCCTCAGTGGCTTGCAAAAGTAATGCCCATCGCCCGTTTGACCTATTTCGCAAGCCGCTAACGCCAAATCCGATAGACCAGTTACGACTGCCAACAGCCTCCGGAGTCGGCATCGACCAGCTTGGCGGGTCGGCAATCGACGATTGACTCCTCGTGCGCGCTGAGTGTTACGAGATGATCTGCCGCCGCCGCTTCAGATAGTCCCACACGACATATCGATCCAGATCGCGGCCCCCCGCGAAAAAGACGCGCCCCTTGGTCGACTCGGCCATGCGGTAGGCGAACTGAATGTCTTCGCTCGATTGCGACCATCCTGACAGCAAGAAAATATTGATGGTGATCCCTGCCCGGTGACATTCCAAGGCCTCGCGCATCGTCGCCGACTCGGTGCGCCGGTCGGGCGGATACAGCATGTACAGCGTTTCATCTTCAAAATGGGCCGTCGGAAGGCCGTCGGTGATGAGGATGATCTGGCGATTCGGCGTGTCCTGCGCCGCCAAGAACCTCCGCGAAACAAGTAGTGCGTGCTGAATGTTGGTGAAGTGCGGCGGAATCTGCTGCTCGCTCAGTTCCGGATCGCTCATGTCGGCCTTCAACCGCACCCACGGCTCGAAGATCGTCACCGGCTTCGGTAGCAGCGAGCCGATTTCGCTGGCATGCCTCGGCTTGGCGAAGGTGAACATCTCGACAAACTGCAAGTAGTCCCCCGGATACTCGCGGCGGATCAGCCCGTCGAGCGCCAGCGCCATGCGCTTAACGTTCACATACTGCATCCCATAGCGCATCGAGCCACTCATGTCCATCAGCACCGCAGTGGCGCATTTGGGGCTGTTCCGTGTGCGGTGAATCTCGATGTCGTCCGCGCGCATTCGCACCGGCAGGCCGGGACCAGATCGCAGCATGGCGTTCACCAGCGAGCCCGGAATATCCATGTTGGCCACCGAGTCGCCAAACTCATACGCCTTGGTGGCCTGCATCTCCACGGCCCCTTCACCGATGATCGGCCCCTGATGCCGTCCAAAGCGCGCCGCTTCCAGGTCGCTGAAGATCCGCTCTAGCAGCTTGCCTTGAAACAAGCGATACGCCTTGGGCGTCAGCTCATAATGCCCGTTCTTGGTTCGCTCCAAGCCTTGTCGTTCCGCTAGCTCGCGCACATAGTCTTCGATCTGCTGCCGCAGCGCGTCCAGGTTCTCCAGGTCGGCTGGCTCGACAAACTGGCTCAACTCCTCCAGATCAATCACCGCAATCTGCGCGTTCTTCTCTGCCTCTTCCAATTGTTTGAGCAGGCGATCGATCGTCTCCAGCTTCTCCTTGATTTCCAGCGCCTCGGGCACGGTCAGTCGTTGGTTACCGGTGAAGGCATATTTGGCCGCCAGTTCCTCGACCTCGTATTTGTCTCCCAGAGCCGAGATCAAACGCATCAGTTCGCTGGCAAAGCGCGATTGATCGCTCCCGGCGCGATACCACAGTCGCTCTAGATCGCGCAACTGCTCCTCTTCGACCGCCTGACGAAAGAGCTTGCGTAGCGCCTTGGGGGGCTTAACGCCGCGCCCGGCGGCCACGTACTCCTCGCGCGCCAGCTTGAGCACGCGCTCGGTCTCGTATGTCTCCAAAATCTTGCGCTTCATCTCCTCCAGCAGGCGGCGGAGCGATTCAATCGTTGGTCCCAGACCCGCGATCTGACTGGGATCGAGACGCACGGCGCGGGCCAGTTCCTCGTCAGTCAGTTCGCGCAGATCGCCCGTCATAAGCAAATGTTCGAAGGCGCCAGAAACCAGATCGGGCGCGTCCTGTCGCGGGCTGGGAAACCGCTGCGGATCGTACTTGCGATAGACGTGAATAATTCCGCCCAGCTCATCGCGCGAATTCATGTCGACTCCTGCAGTGGCCGCCCCGTCTTGCCCCCAACAGTGTACGCATAGGCGCCGCTACGGGAGAAATTCGCCGCAAAAGCCTTACCTGGCGGCTGCACGCGGCTTGCGTCCCACTTGCGCATGGCGAAAGCAACTCGCCAGGTGATCGTTCACCACTCCCACGCTCTGCATGTAGGCGTAGCAGATGGTTGTCCCCACGAATTGAAAGCCGCGCGCCTTCATTTCTTTGCTGACCCGATCCGATAGTGGCGAACTAGCCGGCAACTCGTCGCGCGACTGCCAGCGGTTCACCACCGCGCGCCCATCGACAAAGCCCCACAAGTAGTCGGCAAAGCTGCCATGCTTTTCTTGAATGGCGAGCACACCGCGGGCGTTCTTGATGATCGCCACCAGCTTGGCCCGATTGCGGACAATCTCGGTGTTCGCCAACAACTTATCGAGGCGCCGCTCGCTGTAGCGGGCCACCCGCGCGGGCTCAAATTTGTCAAACGCCTTCCGAAACGCCTCACGCTTGCGCAGCACAATCTCCCAACTCAGGCCCGCCTGCACTCCCGATAGCGCCAAAAACTCGAACAAGCCGCGATCATCGCGCAGCGGCACCCCCCACTCCTGATCGTGGTAGTCGAGCATCAACTGCGATTTAGGCCAGGAGCAACGATCTGGCGCCGCGGGATTGGTCTGGTTTGGCATCTTGAGCAACCATCAAAACGGTCAGAGGCAAGCGGCTCGAGACTCGGCTACAATCGGCACGCGAGACATGTCCATTCGGCCACTAAAACACTTTGGGAGACGCCCCCCATGAAATCTTGGAAGTTTGCGACTATTCTGACCGCCTTGTTCTCCGTTTGCACGCTGGCGATGGTCGCCAGCCGTCAGCACCCCGCCTTTGCCGCCGAGGAGAAGCAGCCAGCCATGCAGCTTGCCCACAATGTGTTCTTCACCCTCAACGACAGCACTCCCGCCAACCGGCAGAAGCTCGTCGATGCCTGCAAGAAGTATCTGGTAAATCATCCGGGCGTGACGTACTTCGCTTGCGGCACGGTTTGCGAGGAACTCGACCGGCCCGTGAACGATCGCAACTTCGACGTCGGCCTGCATGTGGTGTTTGTCGACCGCGCCGCGCACGACGTCTATCAAACCGCCCCCGATCATCTCAAGTTCATCGCCGAAAACCGCGAAACTTGGAAGCAGGTGCGCGTGTTCGACACGAATGTCGAAAGCCTGACTCCCAAGCTATAACGCGGCCCGCAGGCGCGAGCGGCCCGACACGTCAACGGCCGCCGCGCGCCAGTCGCGCGCGAAATTCGGCAATCGTATGCTTGAGACCCTCGGCCAACGGAATCTTGGGCTCCCAGCCTAAGTTCTGTTTGGCTCGGGCGATGTCTGGCCGCCGCTGCTTGGGATCATCCTCGGGCAGCGGTTCGTGAACCACGCGCGTCTGGCCGCCGACTTGTTTTTGCACCTCGTTGGCTAGTTCCTGCATGGTGAACTCGCCAGGGTTGCCTAGATTGTGCGGCAGGTTGGCTTCGGCGCCGTTGTACTGCATCAGGCGAATCAAACCCTCCACCA
It includes:
- a CDS encoding DNA-3-methyladenine glycosylase I → MPNQTNPAAPDRCSWPKSQLMLDYHDQEWGVPLRDDRGLFEFLALSGVQAGLSWEIVLRKREAFRKAFDKFEPARVARYSERRLDKLLANTEIVRNRAKLVAIIKNARGVLAIQEKHGSFADYLWGFVDGRAVVNRWQSRDELPASSPLSDRVSKEMKARGFQFVGTTICYAYMQSVGVVNDHLASCFRHAQVGRKPRAAAR
- a CDS encoding Dabb family protein; amino-acid sequence: MQLAHNVFFTLNDSTPANRQKLVDACKKYLVNHPGVTYFACGTVCEELDRPVNDRNFDVGLHVVFVDRAAHDVYQTAPDHLKFIAENRETWKQVRVFDTNVESLTPKL
- a CDS encoding four-helix bundle copper-binding protein codes for the protein MRRRKHLFVLLSSLTATALGWGAWALADDPAQPVAAELAQPAADRPAEPATPTNQFAEADAAAPADQQQPPAADKPQRHTVNRPTGESPHMQAMHECIQACRECAQICNRASWYAYNQAGTDQALRDVQQLTGDCQRFCDFAVQMMERRSPLMGVSCGACETACSACEMACEAAGGNNQLLKDCAEACRKCSEACKQMVNTMGSGEHAEHAEGASPDAPASSEQQPAQPQR